In the genome of Hydractinia symbiolongicarpus strain clone_291-10 chromosome 5, HSymV2.1, whole genome shotgun sequence, one region contains:
- the LOC130645785 gene encoding rho GTPase-activating protein 19-like isoform X1: MTEDPLSTLCVRRLTRLLELSSLEDLRVLGDCAYVAQNVELEEQSLKVFGSYKAGKQNHRSTSHSQVKKLFKFLSRKETPHVFGQMISESTVEFVIQLINHLKLHAGTEGLFRISGNKKRQEELKHILNKGGKLNLNCDDSTYNPHDISGILKQFFGALPEPLLTKQLYDCYQQLAGKLKEMDNVSAKNRKIETLKFLFLLLPPLSRLLLKELIELLSVVAEHTSNKMTSYNLGVVFAPNIVYTRQPMDSLSEFTENVEPFTDLVRFVIENAKEVFQIPPDFFEEAKEYLFKIALDKEKSAEVPMKKTFCQQIDSKEFRREAKDHTNEALMMLYTQMMEMPDGPVKNEFIKKFQQSYPGTPLFVPKSVKKELEEDRNHLCPSTPIPSSKSEEASNSRKCPSTPKMSKSRQNNGEFLNTPECSRKTFTTPPKNNDCVEISGSSSNVTNTPSTPGARMKQCLKRLRRRSVEIFKPKQAKPSTPDARLSRKNSSSSLQRGHNAFRSYRLPGGKALKALKKSVSTPGLSSIQRRTSFDGDDDNVRKLSFTGESPLRCDSKDFKKDLNQLRHKDRPISFTFGEAKSSGIVNFAFNDTPKKTTPVIKKTLYPSVRKKSEEMNFVVTPHRSTFLKSKFDMKSESRAMPVIGKPFNLKHCNITKQSVSKKVIDNDLKQPLSDITNNLDKMMCLSVKDSNSTSLDKVFGDNVGRKEQSANESTKKPLKPVSYKI; this comes from the exons ATGACTGAAGACCCTCTTTCTACCTTGTGTGTCAGGCGTTTAACAAGATTGTTAGAACTTAGTAGTTTGGAGGACTTACGGGTCCTTGGAGACTGTGCATATGTTGCACAAAATGTTGAGCTAGAAGAGCAATCACTAAAGGTTTTTGGAAGTTATAAAGCTGGAAAGCAGAACCATAGAAGTACAAGTCACAGtcaagttaaaaaattgttcaagtTTTTATCAAGAAAAG AAACACCACATGTCTTTGGACAAATGATATCTGAAAGTACTGTTGAATTTGTTATCCAGCTGATTAATCATTTGAAATTAC atgCTGGAACAGAGGGACTATTTCGTATTTCTGGAAATAAAAAACGACAGGAAGAATTAAAACACATTCTCAATAAAGGTGGTAAGCTTAACTTGAATTGTGACGACTCAACATACAATCCACATGACATCTCTGGtatcttaaaacaattttttggtgCACTACCTGAACCACTGCTTACGAAACAATTGTATGACTGTTACCAGCAACTTGCAGGTAAACTCAAAG AAATGGATAACGTTTCTGCGAAAAACCGGAAGATAGAGACATTgaagtttttgtttcttttgctaCCTCCTTTGAGTCGATTGTTATTAAAGGAGCTTATTGAACTTCTTTCTGTTGTTGCTGAGCATACTTCAAATAAAATGACATCTTACAATCTGGGGGTTGTTTTTGCACCAAATATTGTTTACACTAGACAG CCAATGGATAGCTTATCAGAATTTACCGAAAATGTTGAACCTTTTACCGACTTGGTAAGATTTGTGATAGAGAATGCAAAAGAAGTTTTTCAG ATACCTCCTGATTTTTTTGAAGAAGCGAAAGaatatttattcaaaattgcATTGGACAAG GAGAAGAGCGCTGAAGTTCCTATGAAGAAGACGTTTTGTCAACAAATCGACAGTAAAGAGTTTCGTCGTGAAGCCAAAGATCATACCAACGAAGCTTTGATGATGTTGTATACACAGATGATGGAGATGCCAGATGGACCTGTCAAAAAtgaatttatcaaaaaa tttCAACAAAGTTATCCAGGAACACCACTGTTTGTACCAAAATCAGTCAAG aaagAACTTGAAGAAGATCGAAATCACCTTTGTCCGTCGACGCCAATTCCGTCTTCAAAATCAGAAGAGGCGTCAAACTCACGGAAGTGTCCGTCCACGCCCAAGATGTCAAAATCACGCCAAAATAATGGAGAGTTTCTCAACACTCCGGAGTGTTCTCGTAAAACTTTTACCACGCCTCCAAAAAACAATGATTGCGTTGAGATATCTGGCAGCAGTAGTAATGTGACGAATACACCAAGTACTCCCGGTGCTAGAATGAAGCAATGTCTCAAAAGACTTCGTAGGCGAAGTGTTGAAATCTTTAAACCGAAACAAGCGAAACCTAGCACACCAGACGCTAGACTTAGTCGTAAAAACAGCAGTAGTTCCTTACAAAGAGGACACAACGCTTTTCGTAGTTATCGCCTCCCGGGTGGAAAAGCTTTAAAGGCTTTGAAAAAATCGGTTAGCACGCCAGGTTTGTCGAGTATACAACGTCGTACTTCCTTTGACGGAGATGatgataatgttagaaagttgTCCTTTACAGGCGAAAGTCCGTTGCGATGTGACTCGAAGGACTTCAAAAAGGATTTAAATCAATTACGACATAAAGATCGTCCAATAAGTTTCACATTTGGAGAAGCGAAAAGTTCGGGAATTGTTAATTTTGCGTTTAACGATACACCTAAGAAAACTACTCctgtgataaaaaagacattatatCCAAGTGTTCGGAAGAAGAGCGAAGAAATGAACTTCGTTGTAACTCCACATCGGAGTACATTCCTGAAGTCAAAATTTGATATGAAGTCGGAAAGTCGAGCTATGCCTGTCATTGGAAAACCATTCAATTTAAAACATTGCAATATAACCAAGCAGTCTGTGTCCAAGAAGGTTATTGATAATGACTTAAAACAACCATTGAGTGATATTACTAATAATCTTGATAAAATGATGTGTTTGTCTGTTAAAGACAGCAATAGCACGAGCCTTGATAAGGTTTTTGGTGACAATGTCGGGCGAAAAGAACAAAGTGCTAACGAATCAACGAAAAAGCCATTAAAACCAG TTTCGTATAAAATATGA
- the LOC130645785 gene encoding rho GTPase-activating protein 19-like isoform X2 translates to MTEDPLSTLCVRRLTRLLELSSLEDLRVLGDCAYVAQNVELEEQSLKVFGSYKAGKQNHRSTSHSQVKKLFKFLSRKETPHVFGQMISESTVEFVIQLINHLKLHAGTEGLFRISGNKKRQEELKHILNKGGKLNLNCDDSTYNPHDISGILKQFFGALPEPLLTKQLYDCYQQLAEMDNVSAKNRKIETLKFLFLLLPPLSRLLLKELIELLSVVAEHTSNKMTSYNLGVVFAPNIVYTRQPMDSLSEFTENVEPFTDLVRFVIENAKEVFQIPPDFFEEAKEYLFKIALDKEKSAEVPMKKTFCQQIDSKEFRREAKDHTNEALMMLYTQMMEMPDGPVKNEFIKKFQQSYPGTPLFVPKSVKKELEEDRNHLCPSTPIPSSKSEEASNSRKCPSTPKMSKSRQNNGEFLNTPECSRKTFTTPPKNNDCVEISGSSSNVTNTPSTPGARMKQCLKRLRRRSVEIFKPKQAKPSTPDARLSRKNSSSSLQRGHNAFRSYRLPGGKALKALKKSVSTPGLSSIQRRTSFDGDDDNVRKLSFTGESPLRCDSKDFKKDLNQLRHKDRPISFTFGEAKSSGIVNFAFNDTPKKTTPVIKKTLYPSVRKKSEEMNFVVTPHRSTFLKSKFDMKSESRAMPVIGKPFNLKHCNITKQSVSKKVIDNDLKQPLSDITNNLDKMMCLSVKDSNSTSLDKVFGDNVGRKEQSANESTKKPLKPVSYKI, encoded by the exons ATGACTGAAGACCCTCTTTCTACCTTGTGTGTCAGGCGTTTAACAAGATTGTTAGAACTTAGTAGTTTGGAGGACTTACGGGTCCTTGGAGACTGTGCATATGTTGCACAAAATGTTGAGCTAGAAGAGCAATCACTAAAGGTTTTTGGAAGTTATAAAGCTGGAAAGCAGAACCATAGAAGTACAAGTCACAGtcaagttaaaaaattgttcaagtTTTTATCAAGAAAAG AAACACCACATGTCTTTGGACAAATGATATCTGAAAGTACTGTTGAATTTGTTATCCAGCTGATTAATCATTTGAAATTAC atgCTGGAACAGAGGGACTATTTCGTATTTCTGGAAATAAAAAACGACAGGAAGAATTAAAACACATTCTCAATAAAGGTGGTAAGCTTAACTTGAATTGTGACGACTCAACATACAATCCACATGACATCTCTGGtatcttaaaacaattttttggtgCACTACCTGAACCACTGCTTACGAAACAATTGTATGACTGTTACCAGCAACTTGCAG AAATGGATAACGTTTCTGCGAAAAACCGGAAGATAGAGACATTgaagtttttgtttcttttgctaCCTCCTTTGAGTCGATTGTTATTAAAGGAGCTTATTGAACTTCTTTCTGTTGTTGCTGAGCATACTTCAAATAAAATGACATCTTACAATCTGGGGGTTGTTTTTGCACCAAATATTGTTTACACTAGACAG CCAATGGATAGCTTATCAGAATTTACCGAAAATGTTGAACCTTTTACCGACTTGGTAAGATTTGTGATAGAGAATGCAAAAGAAGTTTTTCAG ATACCTCCTGATTTTTTTGAAGAAGCGAAAGaatatttattcaaaattgcATTGGACAAG GAGAAGAGCGCTGAAGTTCCTATGAAGAAGACGTTTTGTCAACAAATCGACAGTAAAGAGTTTCGTCGTGAAGCCAAAGATCATACCAACGAAGCTTTGATGATGTTGTATACACAGATGATGGAGATGCCAGATGGACCTGTCAAAAAtgaatttatcaaaaaa tttCAACAAAGTTATCCAGGAACACCACTGTTTGTACCAAAATCAGTCAAG aaagAACTTGAAGAAGATCGAAATCACCTTTGTCCGTCGACGCCAATTCCGTCTTCAAAATCAGAAGAGGCGTCAAACTCACGGAAGTGTCCGTCCACGCCCAAGATGTCAAAATCACGCCAAAATAATGGAGAGTTTCTCAACACTCCGGAGTGTTCTCGTAAAACTTTTACCACGCCTCCAAAAAACAATGATTGCGTTGAGATATCTGGCAGCAGTAGTAATGTGACGAATACACCAAGTACTCCCGGTGCTAGAATGAAGCAATGTCTCAAAAGACTTCGTAGGCGAAGTGTTGAAATCTTTAAACCGAAACAAGCGAAACCTAGCACACCAGACGCTAGACTTAGTCGTAAAAACAGCAGTAGTTCCTTACAAAGAGGACACAACGCTTTTCGTAGTTATCGCCTCCCGGGTGGAAAAGCTTTAAAGGCTTTGAAAAAATCGGTTAGCACGCCAGGTTTGTCGAGTATACAACGTCGTACTTCCTTTGACGGAGATGatgataatgttagaaagttgTCCTTTACAGGCGAAAGTCCGTTGCGATGTGACTCGAAGGACTTCAAAAAGGATTTAAATCAATTACGACATAAAGATCGTCCAATAAGTTTCACATTTGGAGAAGCGAAAAGTTCGGGAATTGTTAATTTTGCGTTTAACGATACACCTAAGAAAACTACTCctgtgataaaaaagacattatatCCAAGTGTTCGGAAGAAGAGCGAAGAAATGAACTTCGTTGTAACTCCACATCGGAGTACATTCCTGAAGTCAAAATTTGATATGAAGTCGGAAAGTCGAGCTATGCCTGTCATTGGAAAACCATTCAATTTAAAACATTGCAATATAACCAAGCAGTCTGTGTCCAAGAAGGTTATTGATAATGACTTAAAACAACCATTGAGTGATATTACTAATAATCTTGATAAAATGATGTGTTTGTCTGTTAAAGACAGCAATAGCACGAGCCTTGATAAGGTTTTTGGTGACAATGTCGGGCGAAAAGAACAAAGTGCTAACGAATCAACGAAAAAGCCATTAAAACCAG TTTCGTATAAAATATGA